A region of the Granulicella aggregans genome:
TATATTTGAGATGCCGAGCCCCATGAACTCTGTAAGAGTCCGTTGTTCTGCGTGCGTAACGTCATTGAATCCATTTGGGAGATAGCTCATCCCTACGAAGCCTCCGGCAGCCGCACCGGCGAAGTTGGAGAACGCGAGAGTGCGGTGGCCCGAATCGGTCTTGTCGACGAAGGTGTACGAGATGGCATGGAAGACCCTGACACCTACATTGGAGCCAGGAGCGGCTGGCAGATAGCGCGGATCGTCGTGCAACACGGCCTCTGCAAGGAACTCAGCGGTCCTCGTGGATGTCTGCGTGGCGAGGGCGCTTCCGTAGAGCCTTCCAAAGGCGCCCGCGCCGTCTGTCCACTCATGAGGATAGTGGTTTGGTGGATTTATCATCCGGAATCCGGCACCGAGGGCTGGAAACACCAGCGCGGGCGGTCCAAACGCCTGGTGCGTATAGATTGTGAGCTTATCGTCGAATGACAACCGCTTATTGGTCATCAGCGGAGGCACCGGACCCAATGGCCCCATAAGAGAACCGGATGGCGGAGCATGGGATTCCTGTTCTTTCGGTGGCGTCTCCTGGGCGCAAAGAAAAGAAGGTGCATTCGGCAGATCGTCCAGCTTGACGGACTTCACGGGCTCGGCGTCCTGCGTCGTTGATGATGATGAGCTGACCTGGGCGGGGGGCGGAGTTGGGCCATCCTGAGAGTGGGCCTCCAACGAAACGAAAGACAAGGCAAATGCTGCAAATGGGACTGCGAATAGGGTAATTTTCATGCTTCACTCCTCGGTTGAAAAACAGTTATGCTGTGTCCGCTGCAATACACAGGGACTCTCGATTTGGTCGCTGATACTTGGCTGCTACTGCTTGGCTGCTACGGCCTTTTCTGTTGGAAGCTGTGTGGTATCCCAACCGCCGCCAAGAGCCTCGATCAACTGAACACTGCTTGTCATCTGTTGAACATGGAGGCTCACTGCGGTTTGCTGATCGCTGAGCAAGGACGCCTCTGCGACAAAGACATTGAGGTACGTATCGACGCCGGTCTTATAGCGAATGCTGGCCAGATCGTAATACCGTCGGGCGGCTGCGACCGACTCTTGCTGCTCGCCTCTCTGTTGCTCCATCCAGCGATCGGAGGCGAGGTAGTCTTCAACCTGCTGGAAGGCCGTCAAGACAGTCTGACGATAGGAAGCTTCATCGGCCTTGTACTGCGCCTTGTATTGATTCAAGGTGCCACGACGTAGGCCGCCGTCGAAGAGTGTCTCCGACGCGGAGGGACCAAGTGAGAAAAAACGGCTCGGCCACGTGAACAGACTGCCGATCTTGTTGCTCTGTAGGCCCAGATCGCCACCGATGTTGAAACTGGGATAGTACGCGGCCGTTTCGACACCGATCAGGGCGTTTGCCTCGGCCATCTTCCGTTCCGCCGAGGCGATGTCTGGGCGCCGTTGCAGAATCTGAGAGGGCACCCCGATGGGAATGGCAGGCACTTTGGTGTCGAGCGCACGCTTCGGCATGGAAAAGGAGGACGCTGGCTCGCCAATGAGCAGCGCGATGGCATGTTCATATTGAGCACGCGCGATCCGAAGATTTGTGGTGGCGGCAATGGCATTGGTGAGGTTCAGTTTCGCCTGTGCGACCGACTGCTCGTCATCGACGCCAGTGCTGCTGCGTATCTTTGTGAGGTCGAGGTTCTTCTGATAGGCCACGACACTTTGCTGGTAGAGATTAATCAGTGCATCCTGGCCCCGAAGCTCGAAGTAGTATTGGGCCAGGTTGGCTTGCTCACTCAGGCGTTCGTTCGCGAGGTCTGCCGCGCTGGCCTGTGCAGCATTCGCATACTCGCGGACGCTGTTGCGGATCTTCCCCCAGACATCAGGCTCCCAGGAGACATCAAACGGCAGACTGAAGCTATTGCTGTTCTGATTGACGGTGCCGGAGGATACGCTGGACTGGCCGGATGCGTTTCCAGAAGTGCGTGCTCTTGTATAGGAGGGCTCGACCGTGACGGTGGGGTAATAGGCAGCGCGCGCCTGCTTCACCTGAGCTCGCGCTGCCATGAAGTTCTGAAAGGACTGCGCAATGTTCTGGTTGGCGACGTTCAGCTTCTCTTCGAGGGCATTCAGCTCAGGCTCCTGATAGAGCTCCCACCACTTGCCCCTCAGGACAGCATCTTGCGGCGTAGCAGGTGTCCAGACGGTTCCATCGGCGGATTGTTGCGGCTGGGTCTCCTTGAAAGCGGGCGGAGCCGGCATAGACGGTGCGACATAGCGAGGGCCAACCTGACATCCCTGAATCGAGATGAAACTTGCAATCAGGACGACCGCGACCGCGAAGCGAAATGACATCTGTACAAAGGTTCCGCAGCCAGACAGGCGCAGACGTAGCGTTCGGAGGAGTGTTTCGAATAGGCGTGCAACGTGCATCATCCTTGAACGCCGGCCTAGAGCATGGGAACCTGCCTCCAAGGTCTGTATGCCAGATCGGATGACCGCTTCGAATGTGTTTTGTCCGGCGGCCAGTGAGACGCAATAACCATTGGCAAAGACAAGCGCGATTCTGAGAGCTTCTTTGGCTCTGTGCTTCGTGCGCGGATTCGTGAAGTTATCTTGACTCGTCATGGGTATGTTCCTAGGCGGCGGGGATGCGGTTCACGACAGCAAAAGAGTTTCCGCGATGACGGCTCAATCGTTGGCTGAGGTGATCGAAAAACAGGTAGATCACAGGTGTGGTGTAAAGAGTGAGCACCTGGCTGAAGATGAGGCCTCCGCAGATGGCGATGCCAAGTGGACGCCGCAGCTCTGAGCCAGTCCCCGTTCCAAGGGCCAGGGGAAGGGCACCAAACAGCGCGGCGAATGTCGTCATCAGGATCGGACGAAAGCGCAACATCGCGGCCTCAAAGATGGAGTCCTCGGTGCTCTTGCCGTGCTCTCGTTCTGCCAGCAGAGCGAAGTCGATCATGAGGATCGCGTTCTTCTTCACAATGCCAATAAGCAGGAAGATTCCAATCACGGAGATGACGTCGAGTTCGCTGTGAAAAATCAGGAGCGCCAGTATGGCTCCCACCCCCGCTGAAGGAAGCGTCGTAAGGATCGTGATTGGATGGATGAAACTCTCATAGAGGACTCCCAGGACGATGTAGATCGACAGCAGGGCAGCGGCTATGAGCATCGGCTCAGAGGAAAGAGCAGAAAGGAAGGCCGCGGCCGTTCCGGCAAATTCGCCACGCACTGCTGGTGGTGTACCGATGCGCTGCTGCATCTGGTTGATCGCGGTTGTCGCTTGCCCCAGAGAGACACCAGGTGCAAGGTTGAAGGCGATTGTCACCGAGGGAAAGAAGGATGAGTGGTTGACACTGAGTGGCGCGGTCGCTGCCTGCGTTGAGCTAAACGCCTGTAATGGTATCGCCTTGTTTCCGGAGGCGTGGACGTAGGTGGCTTTGAGCGTACTGGTGTCGCGATAAAACTGAGGTGCCGCTTCCATGACCACGTAGTATTGGTTCAGCGAGCTGTAGATGGTGGAAACCTGTGCTTCGCCGAACTGGTCATTCAGTGCGTTGTCGATCAACTGCGGTGTGATTCCGAACCGCGCGGCGGTTCGACGGTCGTAGTTCAACAACATCTGCAGGCCGCCGTTTTGCTGATCGGTGGTTACATCCCGAAGCTGCGGCATGTTGCGCATCTCCTGGTAGAGCAGCGGTCCCCAAGTGCCCAGATCGGTGACAGTATCTCCGGAGAGTTGATACTGATACTGTGCGTTGCTTTGGCGTCCTCCGACACCGAGCTCCTGCGACGCTTGCAGGAAGGTGGAGGCACCGGGCAGTTTGGCGAGCTTGGTGCTGAGTCGATTCACTACCTCAGCTGCGCTCGCGTCGCGGTCAGCCAACGGCTTGAGCGAGAGAAAGATGAAGCCACTGTTGCTTGCACCCTGGTTTCCGCCGGTGAAGCCAGCGACCGTTTGGACAGCAGGGTCCTGACCAATCACACGCTGTACATCCAGCAGCGAATCTCTCATGGCAGGAAAGGAAGAGTCCTGCGAGCCTTGCAGGCCGCCAAAGATGAGCCCGGTGTCTTGTGTGGGGAAGAGGCCTTTGGGCACCAGAACGACCAGCAACACACTGAGAGCCAGTGTGCCTGGGATGCTGAGGATGACCAATGCAGGGTGTTTGAGAGCCCATGTCAGTGACTTCCGGTATGCATTATGAATCAGAGAGAAAGCGCGCTCGCTGAGGCGATACAAATGCCCATGGTGTTCGCTTGCCGTGGGCTTCAGGAGATAGACGCACATCATTGGGGTCAGGGTGAGCGAGACGAACATTGAGACAGCAATGGAGAGGCAGATCGTCACTGAAAATTCGTGGAAGATGCGACCTATCAGCCCCCCCATAAATAGCAGGGGAACAAAGACGGCGATGAGTGAGAGGCTCATGGAAAGCACGGTAAAGCTGACCTCTTTCGCGCCCTTCAAGGAAGCGTCCCAAGCTGTCATTCCTTCTTCGATATAGCGGGTGATGTTCTCCATGACCACGATGGCATCGTCCACGACAAAGCCCGTGGAAACGGTCAGCGCCATCAGCGAGAGGTTATCGACGGTGTAGCCGAGCAGGTACATCAAAGCGAAGGTGCCGATCAGCGAAGTGGAAACCGCCACGGCTGGAATCAAGGTCGCCTGCGGACTGCGAAGGAAGACGAAGACCACGGCCACCACAAGAAGGATAGAAATCATCATTGTGCGCTCTACATCGCTGACAGACGCACGAATCGTCGTAGTGGAGTCACTGGCGACCTGAAGTTTGTCACCGGCAGAGATGGAAGCGTTGATCGACGGTAGGGTCTTCTTGATGCGGTCCACCATGTCGATCACGTTTGCATTCGGAAGGCGGAATACCAACAGAACCACGCAGGACTTTCCGTTTGCATATCCGGCAGACCGGGTCGTTTGTACGGAATCGAACACATGCGCCACATCGCTGAGATGGACCACCTTGCCGTCGCTTGCCTTCAGTACGATGGGCGCGTAGTCCTTTGCCTTGGAGATCTGATCGTTGGCCGTTATGTCGGCGGTAGTGAAGTCGTTGCTGATCTGTCCCTTGGGGCGGTTGGAGTTTTGTGTTGACAGTATCTGGGCCACATCTTGTGCGCCTAGCCCATAGCTGGCGAGTTGTTGCGGATTGATGTCTACCCGCACAGCCGGCAGGGCACCACCAACCACTTGTACCTGCCCAACGCCTTCCAACTGAGAGATCTTCTGCTGGACAACCGATTCGGCTATGTCCGTCAACTCACCCTCCGAATGGACATCGGAGGTCATGGTGAGCACCAGCACGGGGAACACAGCGGAGTTGACCTTTCGGTACGTCGGGTTCGATGGAAGATTGGCAGGCAGATACGTGCGCGCCGCATTGATGGCGGCCTGGACATCGCGCGCGGCACCGTCCACATCGCGGGAGTAGTCAAATTGGAGCGTAATGGAGGTCGTACCCAGCGTGCTTGAAGATGTCATCTGGGTGATACCTGCAATACGGCCAAACTGACGCTCCAGTGGGGTCGCCACGGAGGACGCCATCACCTCGGGGCTTGCTCCCGGTAACTGGCTCGCGACTGTGATCGTGGCCAGGTCGAACTGAGGCAGAGAAGCTACCGGGAGAGCACTGAAAGCCATGCCGCCGGCAATCAGAATCGCAACGGCCATGAGCGTCGTAGCTACAGGTCTCTCGATGAAGAACGCCGTGATGTTCATAGCTGCTCCGCCGTGGCTGGCTTGCTCAGCATGACTCTGGGTTGGCGGGCGAAACGCTGGGCGAGCCGGTCGAAGAACACATAGATGACGGGTGTCGTGTAGAGCGTTAGAACCTGACTCACGAGGAGGCCACCCACCATCGCGATACCAAGAGGCCGACGAAGCTCAGAACCGATTCCTGTTCCGAAGGCCAGCGGAAGGCCTGCGAAGAGCGCGCACAGCGTCGTCATCATGATGGGCCGAAAGCGCAACAGCGACGCCTGGAAGATTGCCTCTTCAGCGTTCATGCCGTGATTGCGTTCCGCGTCGAGTGCGAAGTCCACGATCATGATGCCGTTCTTCTTGACGATGCCAATCAGAAGGATGATGCCGATGATGGCAATTACGTCGAGGTCCTGATGAAACAGGCGCAACGCTAGCAGCGCGCCCACTCCTGCCGAGGGCAAGGTAGAGAGAATGGTGATGGGGTGGACGAAGCTCTCGTACAAGATGCCGAGCACGATGTATACCGCCATGAGTGCGGCAAGGATAAGAAAGACCTCGTTGCGCCCAATGGTTGTGTACGCGGCGGCTGTACCTTGAAAGCTGCCGTCGATACTGGTGGGCATATTGAGCCCCTCTTTGGTTTTGTTAACCGCAGCAACGGCTTGGCTCAGCGAGTATCCGGGTGCTACGTTGAACGAGATCGTGACCACGGGGAACTGACCTTGGTGGCTGATCGTCAGTGGCGACGCGCTCGTAGTGAAGCTGCTGATGGCGGAGAGTGGAACCGGGGTGGCTTGCGTGGGCGACGCTGTGGAGGAACTGGAAGCCCCGCTGCTTCCGCTTTGCGTACTGGAGGAACTCTGGGTAGAAGATGCCAGCACCGAGTTGGGAGTGGAAGCAGACAGACCAGTGCGATTAGACGCGCTGAGGGTACTGACTGTTCCACTGGATGCGGCTGATGTGCGACCCGAGGTACTCTGCGACGACGAGCCGGAGCTCGAAGTGTTGCTTCCCTGAAAATAGATGCCGCTAAGGCTGTTTGGACTTGTCTGGAAGGTGGGTAACGCCTCAAGGATGACGTGGTACTGATTCGACTGTGTGTAAAGAGTGCTGATCTGCCGCTGCCCAAACGCATCATAGAGTGTCGAGTCGATCTGATCCGGCGTGATATTCAGGCGCGAAGCTGTGGCCCTGTCTATGACAAGATTCATGCTGACGCCGTTGTTCTGTTGGTCGGTGACAACATCCCTGACCTGAGGTAGCTTGCTAATTTCAGCTACCATCTTCGCCGTCCACACGTTCAGCTCTGAGCTGTCGGGGTCTTCGAGGGTGTACTGATACTGGGTGCGGCTGACGCGATCATCCACCGTCAGATCCTGCACCGGCTGGAGATAGAGGTGTATGCCGGGAACTTGATCGACATGCTTCTGAAGGCGTGCGATCACTTCCGAAGCCGTGATGTGGCGTTCCGCAAGGGGCTTGAGATTGATCTGAATGCGCCCACTGTTCAGAGTGCTATTCGTGCCATCGGCACCTATGAACGAGGACAGACTGGCGACGGCGGGGTCCTTGAGAACGACATCGCTGAGCTGCTGTTGCTTGTGCGACATCGCTGGAAAGGAGATCGATTCCGGAGCCTGCGTAATGCCCTGGATAATCCCCGTATCCTGCGTTGGGAAGAAGCCCTTAGGGATTTCAATGTATTGAAAGACCGTGAGCAGCAAAAGAGAGGCGGCAACAAGCAACGTGGCGGTCTCGTATTGGAGCACCCACTTGAGGCTTCTTCCATAGGCGGCAATAATGCGCTTGAAGAGATACTCTGTCCAGCGATAGAAGCGGTTTTGCTCTGAGTCGGGAGTATGGCGCAGCAGCCGTGAACTCATCATCGGGGTAAGCGTGAGCGATACGACTGCGGAGATCAGGATGGTGATGCTGAGGGTGACTGCGAACTCGCGGAACAGACGGCCCACAATGTCGCCCATGAACAGAAGCGGAATGAGCACCGCGATCAAAGATACGGTGAGCGAGATGATCGTGAACCCGATCTGTTCGGCCCCCTTGAGGGCGGCTTCCAGCGGATTCATCCCTTCTTCCAAATAGCGTGAGATGTTCTCAATCATCACGATTGCATCATCGACAACAAAGCCGGTCGAGATCGTGAATGCCATGAGGGTTAGATTGTTGAGGCTGTATCCCAGCAAGTGCATGACGCTGAAGCTACCGATGAGCGATAGTGGCACCGCTACCGTGGGAATGATAGTCGCGGTGAAGCTCCTCAGAAACACAAAGATTACGAGGATGACCAGACCAACGGTGAGAGCCAACTCAAACTCAACGTCTTTCACGGAGGCACGGATCGTGTTGCTGCGGTCGGTCAGGACTTCGAGCTTCACCGAGGCGGGCAAACCAGCCTTCAGCTTGGGAAGAAGTTTCTCGATGGAGTCGACGACCTCAATCGTATTGGCCCCTGGCTGACGCTGGATATTCACGATGACTGCTGGCGTTCGGTTCTTCCAGGCAGCGAGCTTATTGTTCTCGATGCCATCCGTGATCCTGGCGACATCGCTCAGCATCACAGGATTGCCATCCTTGTAAGCGACCAATACATCTCGATACCCGGCACTCGAAAGGAGTTGGTCGTTGGCATTGATCTGGAAGTTCTGGGCAGGCCCGTCAAAGCTACCCTTGGCCGAGTTGACCGTCGTGTTCGTCAGGGCACTACGCAGATCCTCCATACCGATTCCATAGGAGGAAAGAGCCACAGGGTTCGCCTGAATGCGAACCGCTGGTTTCTGCCCTCCGCTGATGGTTACGAGACCCACACCGTTCAACTGCGAGATCTTCGGCGCGAGTCGCGAGTCAACCAGATCTTCCACCTGCGAGAGAGGGATGCTGTCGGAGGTCAGGGCCAGTGTCAAGATAGGAGCATCCGCCGGATTGGACTTGCTATACACCGGGGGCACGGGCAGGTCGGTCGGCAGGTATCCATTCGCCGCGTTGATCGCAGCCTGTACTTCTTGTTCGGCCACGTCGATATTGAGGTTCAGCGAGAACTGTAGAACAATGACCGAGCTGCCATCCGAGCTCGTCGAGGTCATCTGAGTCAGGCCCGCAACCTGCCCGAACTGACGTTCCAGCGGCGCGGTCACTGCTGAACTCATCACCTGTGGGCTGGCACCGGGATAGAACGTCAGCACCTGAATCGTTGGGTAGTCCGCTTCCGGAAGCGCAGAGATGGGAAGCTCGGTGTACGCAATAAGGCCGAGGATCAGAATTGCCGCCATGAGGAGTATGGTGGCGATCGGCTTGAGGATGAAGATACGGGATGGGCTCAAAGAAGGCTCTCAGCCTGATACTTGTCCGTCTGCCGGATGGAGGACTGCGTGCCTGTGTTCTGATCCGACTGAATTGTGATCTTTGAGCCTTCCTGCAACTTGTCAAAGCCAGTAAGGGATACGATCTCGCCTGGATTCAAGCCGACCACCGCTGCCTGATCGGCTTCGGACGTCAACTCCGTAATGGTTCGCATCTTGACGGTGTCCCCAGAGACGACGTAGACAAACGCCTTCGTTCCATTGCGCTGCACCGCTGCAGACGGAATCAGAATGGCGTTCTGTAGCGTCTTCACGAGCAGGCGGGCATTGACGAACTGATTGGGATACAGCTTGAGGTCGCTATTTTCGAATTGACCGCGGAACCTCACTGTTCCTGTAGAGGAGTCGATCTCGTTGTCGAGAGTGAGCAGCTTGCCGGTCGCAATCTTCGTCTGCCGCGTCCGATCAAAGGCATCAACAGGCAGGGACGAACGGTGAAGGATTTCACTCCGGACTTGATCGAGATTGTCTTCAGCTACGTTGAAGACGACCGTGATGGGCTGTAGCTGGGTGATGACAACAATGGAAGTGGAGCTGCCGGAAAAGACCGTGTTGCCTGGATCGATGAGCCGAAGGCCAACACGACCGTTGATGGGCGAGGTCAGATGGCAGTAGCTGAGCTGAGTCTCCGCATACTCGACTTGGCCGACATCATTCTGCACGGTCCCTTTGTACTGTTCAACAGCCTGCTCTTGATCCTCATAGGTTTGCCGGATGATGGCCTGTTGGCTGGAGGCATCCTTATAGCGCGCAAGATCCATTACAGCTTGTGCCAGTACCCCACGGTCATGCTGGAGCGTTCCCTGGGTTTGCTTCAACTGGGCTTCGTAGGGGCGGGGATCGATGTCGATCAGGGTGTCGCCACGATGCACCATCTGACCTTCTACATAATGAACGGCCACAACGCGACCGTTGACCTGGCTGTAAAGGTTCACTGTCGCCTGGGGTGTGACAGTACCTAGCGCTTCGACGTAGTAGCCAATCGGCCCAAGGTGGGCTGTGGCTACCTTGATCGTAGTAATTTGCGGGGGTTCCACTTGAGCGGCCTTATCTGCCTGACTTTTGCGGCTCCCATTGACGACAGCTAAAGCAATAGCCGCGACAACCAGAATGGCGATGATCCATCGCCATCGGTGCGATTTCGGACGCGGGTTGTTCTCAGCGAGTTCCCCCGGTGCGAGGGCTGTCGGTGGTGTGGCATTCTGCATACGTTGCGTATCATCCATTCGAGAGCGTCTCCCGGCGCGAGGCGACTTTCCGTACCGTACCGTGCGTTTCGCCTGTAGAGTAGACTCTATGAATGGAAGAAGGTTTCAGAGAAAGGTCACTTAGAGTCTGATGCCAAAAAAACCTATAGCGAGAGAGCCTGTCGAGCGGTCGAAATCTCAAATACGCACGGACCGCCTGATCGACCGATTGCTGGAAGCTGCAACTCAGTTCTTTATGGAAAAGGGCTTCGAAGCAACGAGCATGGGGGAGATCGCCAAACATGCTCAGGCCTCCAAGGAGACGTTTTATCGCCACTTTCCAACGAAAGAAGAACTCTTCCAGGCGGCGCTGCACCGCCGAGCGGAACAGATCGCAACCGAGTTTGGTTCGGTGCTTTTATCTCAAGCTCCGCCGGAAATAGCGTTGGCGAAGTTCGGTCAAGTCGTCTTGGAACGATTGCTCGCGCCAGAAGCCATGGCCTTTCGTCGCGTGATGATGATGGAAAGTGTACGGTTTCCCGAGTTGCAAAAAACTCTTCATGCCCGAGGACCAGCACGCGTTAACTCCGCGCTTGCACACTATCTTGAAGATCAAGTCAGCAAGGGAAGGCTGCGCCAGATGAACTCAACCGTAGCCGCGCGGCAATTCTTCGATCTCGTCGCGGCGGAGATGACGATGGAAGCGAACGTGCCCTTTGCGCCTAAGCCAACGACAGGCGAGATCAAGCAGAGGGTGAAAGAAGCGATGGATTGCTTTCTGCACGGATATGGCGCGAAGGATTGAAACCGGCTCCGCAGAGCTGCCGACATTAAGTTCGCCGTCATGACCCGTCTACCAGAAGCCGCCATAACGCCGGTGCGGGCGAGGGGGTGATATCACAACCCCAAGCCGCTCGGCTAGCTCTTCTCTTGTGCTGAAATTGGTTGTGGTCGGTCGCCCCTCTGCAACCCATGCATCGAGCCCGCCTTCCAGAATCCACACGTTGGATACCCCCACTTTCTTCATGGCCGCCGCAACGCGCGCACTAGTGAACTCGTTTTTCGATGAGCAATAGAGCACCATGCTCACCCCCTCGGGGACAACGACGTGATGGGCCTTTCTCAGCTGGTCCGGGTCCGTCCGAACCGAACCCGGAATGCCCT
Encoded here:
- a CDS encoding efflux RND transporter permease subunit, with protein sequence MNITAFFIERPVATTLMAVAILIAGGMAFSALPVASLPQFDLATITVASQLPGASPEVMASSVATPLERQFGRIAGITQMTSSSTLGTTSITLQFDYSRDVDGAARDVQAAINAARTYLPANLPSNPTYRKVNSAVFPVLVLTMTSDVHSEGELTDIAESVVQQKISQLEGVGQVQVVGGALPAVRVDINPQQLASYGLGAQDVAQILSTQNSNRPKGQISNDFTTADITANDQISKAKDYAPIVLKASDGKVVHLSDVAHVFDSVQTTRSAGYANGKSCVVLLVFRLPNANVIDMVDRIKKTLPSINASISAGDKLQVASDSTTTIRASVSDVERTMMISILLVVAVVFVFLRSPQATLIPAVAVSTSLIGTFALMYLLGYTVDNLSLMALTVSTGFVVDDAIVVMENITRYIEEGMTAWDASLKGAKEVSFTVLSMSLSLIAVFVPLLFMGGLIGRIFHEFSVTICLSIAVSMFVSLTLTPMMCVYLLKPTASEHHGHLYRLSERAFSLIHNAYRKSLTWALKHPALVILSIPGTLALSVLLVVLVPKGLFPTQDTGLIFGGLQGSQDSSFPAMRDSLLDVQRVIGQDPAVQTVAGFTGGNQGASNSGFIFLSLKPLADRDASAAEVVNRLSTKLAKLPGASTFLQASQELGVGGRQSNAQYQYQLSGDTVTDLGTWGPLLYQEMRNMPQLRDVTTDQQNGGLQMLLNYDRRTAARFGITPQLIDNALNDQFGEAQVSTIYSSLNQYYVVMEAAPQFYRDTSTLKATYVHASGNKAIPLQAFSSTQAATAPLSVNHSSFFPSVTIAFNLAPGVSLGQATTAINQMQQRIGTPPAVRGEFAGTAAAFLSALSSEPMLIAAALLSIYIVLGVLYESFIHPITILTTLPSAGVGAILALLIFHSELDVISVIGIFLLIGIVKKNAILMIDFALLAEREHGKSTEDSIFEAAMLRFRPILMTTFAALFGALPLALGTGTGSELRRPLGIAICGGLIFSQVLTLYTTPVIYLFFDHLSQRLSRHRGNSFAVVNRIPAA
- a CDS encoding TetR/AcrR family transcriptional regulator, with product MPKKPIAREPVERSKSQIRTDRLIDRLLEAATQFFMEKGFEATSMGEIAKHAQASKETFYRHFPTKEELFQAALHRRAEQIATEFGSVLLSQAPPEIALAKFGQVVLERLLAPEAMAFRRVMMMESVRFPELQKTLHARGPARVNSALAHYLEDQVSKGRLRQMNSTVAARQFFDLVAAEMTMEANVPFAPKPTTGEIKQRVKEAMDCFLHGYGAKD
- a CDS encoding efflux RND transporter permease subunit; protein product: MSPSRIFILKPIATILLMAAILILGLIAYTELPISALPEADYPTIQVLTFYPGASPQVMSSAVTAPLERQFGQVAGLTQMTSTSSDGSSVIVLQFSLNLNIDVAEQEVQAAINAANGYLPTDLPVPPVYSKSNPADAPILTLALTSDSIPLSQVEDLVDSRLAPKISQLNGVGLVTISGGQKPAVRIQANPVALSSYGIGMEDLRSALTNTTVNSAKGSFDGPAQNFQINANDQLLSSAGYRDVLVAYKDGNPVMLSDVARITDGIENNKLAAWKNRTPAVIVNIQRQPGANTIEVVDSIEKLLPKLKAGLPASVKLEVLTDRSNTIRASVKDVEFELALTVGLVILVIFVFLRSFTATIIPTVAVPLSLIGSFSVMHLLGYSLNNLTLMAFTISTGFVVDDAIVMIENISRYLEEGMNPLEAALKGAEQIGFTIISLTVSLIAVLIPLLFMGDIVGRLFREFAVTLSITILISAVVSLTLTPMMSSRLLRHTPDSEQNRFYRWTEYLFKRIIAAYGRSLKWVLQYETATLLVAASLLLLTVFQYIEIPKGFFPTQDTGIIQGITQAPESISFPAMSHKQQQLSDVVLKDPAVASLSSFIGADGTNSTLNSGRIQINLKPLAERHITASEVIARLQKHVDQVPGIHLYLQPVQDLTVDDRVSRTQYQYTLEDPDSSELNVWTAKMVAEISKLPQVRDVVTDQQNNGVSMNLVIDRATASRLNITPDQIDSTLYDAFGQRQISTLYTQSNQYHVILEALPTFQTSPNSLSGIYFQGSNTSSSGSSSQSTSGRTSAASSGTVSTLSASNRTGLSASTPNSVLASSTQSSSSTQSGSSGASSSSTASPTQATPVPLSAISSFTTSASPLTISHQGQFPVVTISFNVAPGYSLSQAVAAVNKTKEGLNMPTSIDGSFQGTAAAYTTIGRNEVFLILAALMAVYIVLGILYESFVHPITILSTLPSAGVGALLALRLFHQDLDVIAIIGIILLIGIVKKNGIMIVDFALDAERNHGMNAEEAIFQASLLRFRPIMMTTLCALFAGLPLAFGTGIGSELRRPLGIAMVGGLLVSQVLTLYTTPVIYVFFDRLAQRFARQPRVMLSKPATAEQL
- a CDS encoding efflux RND transporter periplasmic adaptor subunit: MDDTQRMQNATPPTALAPGELAENNPRPKSHRWRWIIAILVVAAIALAVVNGSRKSQADKAAQVEPPQITTIKVATAHLGPIGYYVEALGTVTPQATVNLYSQVNGRVVAVHYVEGQMVHRGDTLIDIDPRPYEAQLKQTQGTLQHDRGVLAQAVMDLARYKDASSQQAIIRQTYEDQEQAVEQYKGTVQNDVGQVEYAETQLSYCHLTSPINGRVGLRLIDPGNTVFSGSSTSIVVITQLQPITVVFNVAEDNLDQVRSEILHRSSLPVDAFDRTRQTKIATGKLLTLDNEIDSSTGTVRFRGQFENSDLKLYPNQFVNARLLVKTLQNAILIPSAAVQRNGTKAFVYVVSGDTVKMRTITELTSEADQAAVVGLNPGEIVSLTGFDKLQEGSKITIQSDQNTGTQSSIRQTDKYQAESLL
- a CDS encoding efflux transporter outer membrane subunit, producing the protein MSFRFAVAVVLIASFISIQGCQVGPRYVAPSMPAPPAFKETQPQQSADGTVWTPATPQDAVLRGKWWELYQEPELNALEEKLNVANQNIAQSFQNFMAARAQVKQARAAYYPTVTVEPSYTRARTSGNASGQSSVSSGTVNQNSNSFSLPFDVSWEPDVWGKIRNSVREYANAAQASAADLANERLSEQANLAQYYFELRGQDALINLYQQSVVAYQKNLDLTKIRSSTGVDDEQSVAQAKLNLTNAIAATTNLRIARAQYEHAIALLIGEPASSFSMPKRALDTKVPAIPIGVPSQILQRRPDIASAERKMAEANALIGVETAAYYPSFNIGGDLGLQSNKIGSLFTWPSRFFSLGPSASETLFDGGLRRGTLNQYKAQYKADEASYRQTVLTAFQQVEDYLASDRWMEQQRGEQQESVAAARRYYDLASIRYKTGVDTYLNVFVAEASLLSDQQTAVSLHVQQMTSSVQLIEALGGGWDTTQLPTEKAVAAKQ